Proteins from a single region of Sphingomonas sp.:
- the rimO gene encoding 30S ribosomal protein S12 methylthiotransferase RimO — translation MATKLPEAPRVGMVSLGCPKNLVDSERILTKLRSDGYAISPDYAGADVVLVNTCGFLDSAKEESLEAIGEAIAENGRVIVTGCFGKEADVIRAKFPNVLAVTGAHQYEEVVGAVHEAAPMPANAFLNLVPESGLKLTPRHYSYLKISEGCNHRCAFCIIPSIRGDLVSRRPDAILREAEKLVENGTGELLVISQDTSAYGVDIRKQPRMWKGQEVVPHMTDLARELGKIAPWVRLHYVYPYPHVDQVIPLMAEGLVLPYLDIPFQHASPAVLRRMKRPANEAKVLERLKAWREICPDIAIRSSFVVGFPGETEEDFRYLLDWLDEAQLDRVGAFRFEPVEGAQANSFEGHVPEEVKEERYARVMEKTAAISAAKLQSRIGRTLEVIIDAVDGEGATGRSQADAPEIDGEVHLRDAGHLKQGDILNVEIEDADEHDLFGVPLA, via the coding sequence ATGGCAACCAAACTCCCCGAGGCCCCGCGCGTGGGCATGGTTTCGCTCGGCTGTCCGAAGAACCTCGTCGACAGCGAACGGATCCTGACCAAGCTGCGCAGCGACGGCTATGCTATCTCGCCCGACTATGCCGGGGCGGACGTCGTGCTGGTCAATACCTGCGGCTTTCTCGACAGCGCCAAGGAGGAGTCGCTGGAGGCGATCGGTGAGGCCATCGCCGAGAATGGCCGCGTCATCGTCACCGGCTGCTTCGGCAAGGAAGCCGATGTCATCCGCGCCAAATTCCCCAACGTCCTCGCCGTCACCGGCGCGCACCAATATGAGGAAGTCGTCGGCGCGGTCCACGAAGCGGCGCCGATGCCGGCCAATGCCTTCCTCAATCTCGTGCCGGAGAGCGGCCTCAAGCTGACGCCCCGGCACTACAGCTATCTGAAAATCTCCGAGGGCTGCAACCATCGCTGCGCCTTCTGCATCATCCCCTCGATCCGCGGCGACCTCGTGTCACGCCGCCCCGACGCGATCCTGCGCGAAGCCGAAAAGCTGGTCGAGAACGGCACCGGGGAATTGCTGGTCATCAGCCAGGACACCTCTGCCTATGGCGTCGACATCCGCAAGCAACCGCGGATGTGGAAGGGCCAGGAGGTCGTTCCCCACATGACCGATCTCGCCCGCGAACTCGGCAAGATCGCGCCATGGGTTCGGCTGCACTATGTCTACCCCTACCCACACGTCGATCAGGTCATTCCGCTGATGGCCGAGGGGCTTGTCCTCCCCTATCTCGACATCCCCTTCCAGCACGCCAGCCCTGCGGTCCTGCGCCGCATGAAGCGTCCGGCCAACGAAGCCAAGGTGCTCGAGCGCCTCAAGGCGTGGCGCGAAATCTGCCCGGATATCGCCATCCGCAGCTCGTTCGTCGTCGGCTTCCCCGGCGAGACCGAGGAGGATTTCCGGTATCTGCTCGACTGGCTCGACGAAGCCCAGCTCGATCGTGTCGGCGCCTTCCGCTTCGAGCCGGTCGAAGGCGCGCAGGCCAACAGCTTCGAGGGCCATGTCCCCGAGGAAGTGAAGGAAGAGCGCTACGCCCGGGTGATGGAGAAAACCGCCGCGATCTCGGCCGCCAAGCTCCAGTCCAGGATCGGCCGCACCCTCGAAGTGATCATCGACGCGGTCGACGGCGAAGGCGCGACGGGCCGCTCACAGGCGGACGCGCCCGAGATCGACGGCGAAGTCCATCTCCGCGACGCCGGCCACCTCAAACAGGGCGACATCCTGAACGTCGAGATCGAGGACGCCGACGAGCACGATCTGTTCGGGGTGCCGCTGGCCTAG
- a CDS encoding potassium channel family protein, producing the protein MAILPPATLKRKSSLPVWAEIGWRVGVVLALLAIAVLFHWIERDGLRDTADGHVSFLDILYFTSISVTTTGYGDIVPVSTTARMFDAFIVTPIRIFVVLLFLGTAYNFVLKRTWDKWRMAAIQKNLSGHIVVAGYGNTGAETIDELIARGTPAGQLVVIDTDEERLARAKACGCIVLQADATRDQVLTDVKIKHAASLIVTAGRDDTSILITLTARHLAPGLPISVTVRNEDNEVPARAAGATTVVNPVSFSGLLLASSCKGPHLSDYLMDLASYHGQVELTERGVTPGEIGKPLSAIKTGLGVRIYRNGKPHGHKEPEAARLEAGDLIVEIVTAN; encoded by the coding sequence CGACCCTCAAGCGCAAATCGAGCCTGCCCGTCTGGGCCGAGATCGGCTGGCGCGTCGGCGTGGTGCTGGCGCTCCTCGCCATCGCCGTGCTGTTCCACTGGATCGAGCGCGACGGGCTGAGGGACACCGCCGACGGCCACGTCTCGTTTCTCGATATCCTCTATTTCACCTCGATCTCGGTGACGACCACCGGCTATGGCGATATCGTGCCGGTGAGCACCACGGCGCGGATGTTCGACGCGTTCATCGTCACCCCGATCCGTATCTTCGTGGTGCTGCTGTTCCTCGGCACCGCCTATAATTTCGTCCTCAAGCGAACCTGGGATAAATGGCGCATGGCTGCGATCCAGAAGAACCTGTCCGGTCACATCGTCGTCGCCGGCTATGGCAATACCGGCGCCGAGACCATCGACGAGCTGATCGCGCGCGGCACGCCCGCGGGGCAGCTTGTCGTGATCGACACGGACGAGGAGCGCCTGGCCCGCGCCAAGGCCTGCGGCTGCATCGTGCTCCAGGCCGATGCCACCCGCGACCAGGTCCTCACGGACGTAAAGATCAAGCACGCGGCCTCGCTGATCGTCACCGCCGGGCGTGACGACACGTCGATCCTGATCACCCTCACCGCGCGCCATTTGGCACCCGGCCTGCCGATCAGCGTCACCGTCCGCAACGAGGATAACGAAGTCCCCGCCCGCGCCGCCGGCGCCACCACCGTCGTCAACCCGGTCAGCTTCTCGGGGCTGCTCCTCGCCAGCTCGTGCAAGGGCCCGCATCTCTCCGACTATCTGATGGATCTCGCCTCGTATCACGGCCAGGTCGAGCTGACGGAACGCGGCGTTACGCCCGGCGAGATCGGCAAGCCGCTCTCCGCGATCAAGACCGGCCTGGGCGTCCGCATTTACCGCAACGGCAAGCCCCATGGCCACAAGGAACCCGAAGCCGCAAGGCTGGAGGCCGGAGACCTGATCGTCGAGATTGTCACTGCAAATTGA
- a CDS encoding DMT family protein yields the protein MIERLTPIALLIASNVFMTFAWYGHLKYKSAPLLLVIFASWGIALFEYFLAVPANRWGSNVYSAAQLKAIQEVVTLTVFAGFSILYLGQKITLNHLIGFALIAAGAWFVFKAPIST from the coding sequence ATGATCGAACGCCTCACCCCCATCGCCCTCCTCATCGCGTCGAACGTCTTCATGACCTTCGCCTGGTACGGCCATCTCAAATACAAGTCGGCGCCACTGCTGCTGGTAATCTTCGCCAGCTGGGGCATCGCGCTCTTCGAATATTTCCTCGCCGTCCCCGCCAATCGCTGGGGCAGCAATGTCTATTCGGCGGCGCAATTGAAGGCGATCCAGGAGGTCGTGACCCTCACCGTCTTCGCCGGCTTCTCGATCCTCTATCTGGGCCAGAAGATAACGCTCAACCACCTTATCGGCTTCGCGCTGATCGCGGCGGGCGCGTGGTTCGTATTCAAGGCGCCGATATCTACCTGA